A genomic region of Magnolia sinica isolate HGM2019 chromosome 6, MsV1, whole genome shotgun sequence contains the following coding sequences:
- the LOC131249353 gene encoding probable disease resistance protein At4g27220, producing MDLWEIILFFWAPICRHIGYFKDLNNNVETLNRKTKKLKRKHDEIQAEVEDAIPVGKRQKTLVENWLTEVRNTENQVDSIRLELALRRICTDHSSRYTLGKRVVEKLEDIKKLNKKLKAKGVFDKVAESSRHPRVLEKQTSLPRGQQSTFEQTLEEIWQCLNEEENGIIGICGMGGIGKTTLMKEINNRCTNTRDFDVVIWITVSKDLNLGLIQEEIGNRLGMKFDRNEDKVDKLFARLKNLRYLLILDDLWESFSLIQVGIPKPDKQNRCKIAITSRSVAVCNAMGADKSIKVRALTTEEAWNLFCETCGDAVLLSETRPVAEEVAKECSGLPLAIKTVGGAMRGKDKKEVWRNALRALEGASPEVSGMERQVFLPLKLSYDSLENDEIKSCFLYCSLFPEDYLIPIDVLVRYWAMEEGFIENVNNLEEASNKGHDILERMKDACLLEKVSCGNEFVRMHDLLRDLAIWITSPSSSSIEGTKFLVKAGEGLVQPPEEKMWGGVVRISLICSKIKHLQITPDCPNLVSLFLNQNSQLRTIHSNFFQLMPKLQILDLSATGIESLPMSLLLLVNLRVLSLRYCKDLVEVPPLGKLKELQILDLSESGLKNFPQGIASLVKLKRLDISLTSFTTIPYAMIYGLPSLEEVSMTNLEEHVDGATFSEAVNMKRLRSLSISVSNLNGFIALDMFHRWFSGLTSFHVTVKSAFCLPLSNKQISIGECDKFPCGIEGLIKYAFSLDLYKSKGLTSLSKFQGDLKSLRDLRVDECSEVECIIDWREVGDDAFQCLQRLDLYSLPNLEKVFDGGAPPPLNTSLQNLRRIWVDECEKLRSLFSSSMVEQLHQLEELTIMKCFQMKEIIAVDKLPHNSFPKLRVLRLVYLRELESICSQRFMFISLEEMKVISCPMLKKLPLFSSSIHEIKGNIEGEREWWEGLEWEDEKAKSLYTRIYKGP from the coding sequence ATGGACCTGTGGGAAATCATTCTCTTCTTCTGGGCTCCTATTTGTCGGCACATCGGTTATTTCAAAGACCTCAACAACAATGTAGAGACTCTGAATAGGAAAACGAAAAAGCTAAAACGCAAGCATGATGAAATTCAAGCAGAAGTCGAGGATGCTATACCAGTCGGAAAGAGACAGAAAACCCTTGTGGAGAATTGGCTCACGGAAGTCAGAAATACCGAAAACCAAGTTGATTCAATAAGATTGGAGCTGGCACTAAGGAGAATATGCACCGATCACTCGTCTCGTTATACATTGGGAAAAAGGGTCGTTGAAAAGCTCGAAGACATCAAAAAGCTCAACAAAAAGCTCAAAGCTAAAGGGGTCTTCGATAAGGTGGCTGAGAGCAGTCGACATCCAAGGGTGTTGGAAAAGCAAACATCACTACCACGAGGACAACAAAGCACGTTTGAGCAAACCTTGGAGGAGATATGGCAATGCTTAAACGAGGAAGAGAATGGAATCATAGGTATTTGTGGGATGGGTGGAATAGGAAAAACCACTCTcatgaaagaaataaacaataGGTGCACCAATACCCGTGACTTCGATGTCGTGATTTGGATAACTGTGTCCAAGGATCTCAACTTGGGATTAATCCAAGAGGAGATTGGAAACAGATTGGGTATGAAATTCGACAGAAACGAAGATAAGGTTGACAAGCTGTTTGCTCGGTTGAAGAATCTTAGGTATCTGCTCATCTTAGATGATCTATGGGAATCATTTAGCTTGATTCAAGTTGGAATTCCCAAGCCAGACAAGCAAAACAGATGCAAGATCGCGATAACATCCCGATCCGTCGCAGTGTGTAATGCAATGGGGGCTGATAAGTCTATTAAAGTCAGAGCTCTTACGACTGAGGAAGCATGGAATTTGTTCTGTGAAACATGTGGGGATGCAGTTCTGTTATCAGAAACTCGACCGGTAGCTGAGGAGGTTGCAAAGGAGTGCAGCGGATTACCACTTGCGATTAAGACAGTGGGTGGGGCCATGCGTGGCAAGGATAAGAAAGAGGTATGGAGGAATGCATTGAGGGCATTGGAAGGAGCATCACCTGAGGTTTCAGGTATGGAGCGTCAAGTGTTTCTTCCTTTGAAACTTAGTTATGATAGCCTAGAAAATGATGAGATCAAATCATGTTTCCTGTATTGTTCATTGTTTCCGGAAGATTATCTTATACCAATAGATGTGCTAGTAAGATACTGGGCAATGGAGGAAGGATTCATAGAAAAtgtgaataatttggaagaaGCATCAAACAAGGGACATGATATCCTTGAAAGAATGAAGGACGCATGCCTCTTGGAGAAAGTGTCTTGCGGAAATGAATTCGTTAGGATGCATGATTTGCTCCGTGACTTGGCTATATGGATCACTTCACCATCGTCATCGTCCATTGAAGGCACAAAATTCCTTGTGAAAGCTGGGGAGGGACTAGTGCAGCCACCAGAAGAGAAAATGTGGGGAGGGGTTGTAAGGATTTCATTGATATGCAGTAAGATAAAACATCTCCAAATTACGCCTGATTGTCCTAACTTGGTCTCCTTGTTCCTCAATCAAAACAGTCAATTACGTACCATTCACAGTAATTTCTTCCAGCTCATGCCAAAACTACAGATCCTTGATCTAAGTGCTACTGGCATTGAATCTCTCCCGATGTCATTGTTGCTATTGGTGAATCTACGTGTGCTCAGTCTAAGATACTGCAAAGATCTAGTGGAGGTGCCGCCGTTGGGAAAACTGAAGGAACTCCAAATTCTTGATCTCTCAGAATCTGGCCTCAAAAACTTCCCTCAAGGCATTGCAAGCTTGGTTAAACTCAAGAGGTTGGATATATCATTGACTTCATTCACTACAATTCCCTACGCTATGATATACGGGCTTCCTAGTCTGGAGGAAGTAAGCATGACGAATTTGGAGGAACACGTGGACGGAGCTACTTTCAGTGAGGCTGTGAACATGAAACGCCTGAGATCTTTAAGTATCAGTGTGTCCAATCTTAATGGCTTCATCGCACTTGATATGTTCCATCGATGGTTTTCGGGTTTGACAAGTTTCCATGTTACGGTTAAATCTGCATTTTGCCTGCCTCTTTCTAATAAGCAGATAAGCATTGGTGAATGTGACAAATTCCCCTGCGGGATTGAGGGGTTGATAAAATATGCCTTCTCTTTAGACTTGTATAAAAGCAAAGGTTTAACAAGTCTTTCTAAGTTCCAAGGCGATTTAAAGAGCTTAAGAGATCTTCGAGTCGATGAATGCAGTGAAGTGGAATGCATTATAGACTGGAGAGAGGTTGGAGATGATGCATTCCAATGTTTACAGAGGTTGGATCTATATAGTTTGCCAAACTTGGAGAAGGTATTCGATGGTGGAGCACCTCCTCCTCTGAACACAAGCCTGCAAAACCTCAGAAGAATATGGGTTGATGAATGTGAAAAGTTAAGGAGTCTCTTCTCTTCTAGTATGGTAGAGCAACTACATCAGTTAGAGGAGCTTACCATAATGAAATGTTTCCAAATGAAAGAGATTATAGCAGTAGACAAGCTGCCCCATAATTCATTCCCAAAATTACGCGTCCTAAGATTGGTTTACTTACGAGAATTAGAAAGCATTTGTAGCCAGCGATTTATGTTTATATCTTTGGAAGAGATGAAAGTAATTTCCTGTCCTATGTTGAAAAAGCTCCCTCTCTTCAGCTCAAGCATCCATGAAATAAAAGGAAATATAGAAGGCGAGAGAGAATGGTGGGAAGGATTAGAGTGGGAAGACGAGAAGGCCAAGTCCCTCTACACCAGAATTTATAAGGGTCCCTGA